The following coding sequences are from one Formosa haliotis window:
- a CDS encoding ABC-F family ATP-binding cassette domain-containing protein has product MISIDGLAVEFGGTTLFSDVSFSINENDKIALMGKNGAGKSTLLKIVAGASKPSRGNVSSPKGYVISYLPQHLLTEDNCTVMEEASKAFGSIFKMKAEIDAINEELTVRTDYESDAYMKLIEKVSELSEKYYSIEEINYEAEVEKILMGLGFVRSDFSRPTSEFSGGWRMRIELAKILLQKPDLILLDEPTNHMDIESIQWLEEFLINQAKAVVVISHDRAFVDNITTRTIEVTMGRIYDYKAKYSHYLELRKDRRAHQQKAYDEQQKMIADNQEFIDRFKGTYSKTLQVQSRVKMLEKLVPIEVDEVDTAALKLKFPPSPRSGQYPVIVNELTKTYGDHVVFNKANLVIERGQKVAFVGKNGEGKSTMVKAIMNEIDFEGSMELGHNAQIGYFAQNQASLLDGELTIFETIDRIAVGDVRNKIKDMLGAFMFGGDTSTKKVKVLSGGEKTRLAMIKLLLEPVNVLILDEPTNHLDMKTKDIIKDALKDFDGTLILVSHDRDFLDGLATKVFEFGNKRVKEHFEDINGFLKHKKMENMRDLESAKS; this is encoded by the coding sequence ATGATTTCAATAGACGGACTTGCAGTAGAATTTGGAGGAACAACATTATTTAGTGATGTGTCTTTTTCCATAAATGAAAATGATAAAATAGCCCTTATGGGGAAAAATGGTGCTGGAAAATCAACCTTATTAAAAATTGTTGCCGGAGCTAGTAAACCAAGTCGCGGAAATGTGTCATCACCTAAAGGATATGTTATTTCCTATTTACCACAACATCTTTTAACCGAAGACAATTGTACGGTTATGGAAGAAGCTTCAAAAGCTTTTGGCTCTATTTTTAAAATGAAAGCTGAAATTGATGCCATAAATGAAGAGTTAACGGTGAGAACCGATTACGAAAGCGATGCCTACATGAAACTAATTGAAAAGGTATCAGAACTAAGTGAAAAATACTATTCTATTGAAGAAATAAATTACGAAGCCGAAGTTGAAAAAATATTGATGGGATTGGGCTTTGTACGTTCAGATTTTAGTAGACCAACCTCTGAGTTTAGTGGTGGTTGGCGCATGCGTATAGAATTGGCTAAAATCCTACTTCAAAAACCAGATTTAATTCTGTTAGACGAGCCAACAAACCACATGGATATTGAAAGTATACAGTGGTTAGAAGAGTTTTTAATCAATCAAGCCAAAGCGGTAGTTGTAATTTCTCACGACCGAGCATTTGTCGATAATATTACTACACGTACCATAGAAGTTACTATGGGACGTATTTACGATTATAAAGCAAAGTATTCGCACTATTTAGAGTTACGAAAAGATCGCCGGGCGCATCAGCAAAAAGCATACGACGAGCAACAAAAAATGATTGCCGATAATCAAGAATTTATAGACCGTTTTAAAGGCACATATTCTAAGACGCTACAAGTGCAATCGCGTGTAAAAATGCTTGAAAAATTAGTGCCTATAGAAGTCGATGAAGTCGATACGGCTGCTTTAAAATTAAAATTTCCACCATCACCAAGATCCGGTCAATACCCAGTTATTGTAAACGAACTTACAAAAACCTATGGCGATCATGTAGTGTTTAACAAGGCTAATTTAGTGATTGAGCGTGGACAGAAAGTTGCTTTTGTAGGAAAGAATGGAGAAGGTAAATCTACCATGGTAAAGGCCATTATGAACGAAATTGATTTTGAAGGTAGCATGGAACTAGGGCACAATGCCCAAATAGGGTATTTTGCTCAAAATCAGGCATCTTTATTAGATGGCGAGTTAACCATTTTTGAAACCATAGATCGCATTGCGGTGGGCGATGTTAGAAATAAAATAAAAGACATGCTTGGTGCCTTTATGTTTGGGGGCGATACTTCCACTAAAAAAGTAAAAGTACTTTCTGGAGGTGAAAAAACCAGATTGGCCATGATAAAATTATTATTAGAACCCGTAAATGTGTTGATTCTAGATGAGCCTACCAACCATTTAGATATGAAAACGAAAGACATCATTAAAGATGCTTTAAAAGATTTCGATGGTACCTTAATTTTGGTCTCTCATGATAGAGATTTCTTAGATGGTTTAGCTACAAAAGTGTTCGAATTTGGAAATAAACGTGTAAAAGAACATTTTGAAGACATCAACGGTTTCTTAAAACATAAGAAAATGGAAAATATGCGAGATTTAGAAAGTGCTAAATCTTAG
- a CDS encoding alpha/beta hydrolase: MNFKSFLLPLCIALFCIGISQAQGFRQRLKIQSEALNGNLINDPSNRDVTIYLPPSYQTNRDKTYPVLYLLHGFTDTDNKWFGRERHWINMYDILNTSIANGTSKEFIVVMPNAYTTYKGSFYSSSKTNGDWETFITKELVDFIDNRFRTIPNAKSRGLAGHSMGGYGTLRLAMKYPDVFSSIYVLSACCMDDSFIPNAAQIKNMEAVKYKFNIADLDFVESINLAFSAAWASNPKNAPLYIDLPYKDGILRPEILQKFSENQILHMVNPYLSNLKNLRLLL, translated from the coding sequence ATGAATTTTAAATCCTTTCTATTACCCCTCTGCATTGCGCTTTTCTGTATAGGCATATCGCAGGCACAGGGCTTTAGACAGCGTTTAAAAATACAGAGTGAAGCCTTAAATGGGAATTTAATTAACGATCCGTCTAATCGAGATGTTACTATATATTTACCACCATCTTATCAAACCAATAGAGACAAAACTTACCCTGTGCTTTACTTGCTTCATGGGTTTACAGATACCGATAATAAATGGTTTGGAAGAGAACGGCATTGGATTAATATGTACGATATTTTAAATACGAGTATTGCAAACGGTACGAGTAAAGAGTTTATTGTTGTTATGCCAAATGCTTACACCACATATAAAGGTAGTTTTTATAGCAGCTCTAAAACGAATGGCGATTGGGAAACATTTATTACCAAAGAATTAGTCGATTTTATTGATAACCGTTTCCGCACCATCCCAAATGCTAAAAGTCGAGGATTAGCAGGGCATTCTATGGGTGGCTATGGTACCCTGAGATTAGCTATGAAATATCCAGATGTGTTTTCGTCGATTTACGTATTAAGTGCCTGTTGCATGGACGATAGTTTTATTCCAAATGCCGCACAAATAAAAAATATGGAAGCTGTTAAGTACAAATTTAATATTGCCGATTTAGATTTTGTTGAAAGTATAAATTTAGCCTTTTCGGCAGCTTGGGCTTCTAACCCAAAAAATGCACCGCTGTACATCGATTTACCTTATAAGGACGGAATACTTAGGCCAGAAATCCTTCAGAAATTCTCAGAAAATCAAATATTACATATGGTAAATCCGTACCTATCTAATTTAAAAAACTTAAGGCTATTGCTATAG
- a CDS encoding DnaJ C-terminal domain-containing protein: MNFIDYYKILGIDKTASEADIKKAYRKLARKYHPDLNPNDKEAEKKFKDINEANEVLSNPENRKKYDKHGKDWKHADDIERAQKQQGSRQQYSHGFGGGGSHSDDGFSDFFESMFGGQHSAGSRQGHGNMHFKGQDFNAELQLNLTDVYTDETQVLTVNGKKIRLTIPAGIENEQVLKIPGKGDPGVNGGPNGDLYIKFNIVNNTKFKRYGNNLHTDVEVDLYTAILGGDIMVDTFSGKVKLKVAPETQNGTKVKLKGKGFPVYKKKGEFGDFIITYQISMPKNLSDKEKELFSELKKLR; this comes from the coding sequence ATGAATTTTATTGACTATTACAAGATATTAGGAATTGATAAAACAGCTAGTGAAGCTGATATAAAAAAAGCCTATAGAAAATTGGCGAGAAAATATCATCCAGATTTAAATCCGAATGATAAAGAAGCTGAAAAAAAGTTTAAAGACATCAATGAAGCCAATGAGGTCTTATCAAATCCTGAAAATCGTAAAAAATACGATAAACACGGTAAAGATTGGAAACATGCAGATGATATAGAACGGGCACAAAAACAACAAGGTTCACGCCAACAATACAGTCACGGTTTTGGTGGTGGCGGAAGCCATTCCGACGATGGTTTTTCAGATTTCTTTGAATCTATGTTTGGTGGACAACACAGTGCAGGCTCACGCCAAGGTCATGGAAACATGCACTTTAAGGGACAAGATTTCAATGCCGAATTACAACTAAATCTTACCGATGTTTATACAGACGAGACCCAGGTTTTAACTGTTAATGGCAAGAAAATTAGACTTACCATCCCGGCTGGAATAGAAAACGAACAAGTATTAAAAATTCCGGGTAAAGGTGACCCTGGTGTTAATGGTGGCCCGAACGGAGATCTTTATATTAAATTTAATATTGTTAATAATACTAAATTTAAGCGCTATGGAAATAACCTGCATACCGATGTTGAAGTCGATTTGTATACAGCCATTTTAGGAGGCGATATTATGGTAGACACCTTTTCGGGAAAAGTGAAATTAAAAGTAGCCCCAGAAACTCAGAACGGAACCAAAGTGAAATTAAAAGGTAAAGGATTCCCGGTTTATAAAAAGAAAGGTGAATTTGGCGACTTTATAATTACTTACCAAATTAGCATGCCAAAAAACCTAAGTGATAAAGAAAAAGAGTTGTTTTCAGAATTAAAAAAACTAAGATAA
- a CDS encoding DUF2911 domain-containing protein, translating into MKHLMSAIFAFVVTIGLQAQVKTPQPSPSSKLEQTVGLTNVTLEYSRPSMRGREVFGNLVPYGKTWRTGANANTKITFSDAVVIDGKTLKAGSYAIYTVPNKTSWDVIFYSKSDNSGLPKEWDDSQVALKTKAQVYPMPVDIETFTMTFDDLTNDSAVIGMLWGKVYAGVKFEVPTEAMVMKNIDATMKGAPTANDYYASAVYYLESGKDINKAKTWIDKSISMSDKPAFWQLRKQSLIHAKAGDKKGAIDAAKKSLEGAKAAGNADYVKMNTDSLKEWGAL; encoded by the coding sequence ATGAAACATCTTATGTCTGCAATTTTTGCATTTGTTGTCACCATCGGACTTCAAGCACAAGTTAAAACGCCTCAACCAAGCCCAAGTAGTAAATTAGAGCAAACCGTGGGGTTAACTAATGTTACTTTAGAATATTCTAGACCAAGTATGCGCGGTCGTGAAGTTTTTGGAAACCTTGTACCTTATGGTAAAACATGGAGAACAGGAGCAAATGCCAATACAAAAATCACTTTTTCTGATGCAGTCGTTATTGATGGCAAAACATTAAAAGCAGGAAGCTATGCTATTTATACAGTGCCAAACAAAACGTCTTGGGATGTGATTTTTTATTCGAAATCTGATAATTCAGGATTACCTAAAGAATGGGATGACAGCCAAGTAGCTTTAAAAACCAAAGCGCAAGTTTACCCAATGCCTGTAGATATTGAAACATTTACCATGACATTTGATGACCTAACAAACGATTCTGCTGTAATAGGAATGTTATGGGGAAAAGTTTATGCAGGTGTAAAGTTTGAAGTGCCTACTGAAGCGATGGTAATGAAAAACATTGATGCTACAATGAAAGGCGCACCAACAGCGAACGATTATTATGCTTCTGCTGTGTATTACTTAGAGTCTGGAAAAGATATTAATAAAGCGAAAACTTGGATTGATAAGTCAATTTCAATGTCTGATAAACCTGCATTTTGGCAACTGCGTAAGCAATCTTTAATTCATGCTAAGGCTGGAGATAAAAAGGGAGCAATAGACGCTGCTAAAAAATCTTTAGAAGGTGCAAAAGCTGCAGGGAATGCAGATTATGTAAAAATGAATACCGATTCTTTAAAAGAATGGGGAGCCCTTTAA
- a CDS encoding sodium:solute symporter, with translation METLDWIILIGTLFTIVAYGTWKTRGSQNVQDYIRGGNQAQWWTIGLSVMATQASAITFLSTPGQAFNDGMGFVQFYFGLPIAMIIICMVFIPLYHRLKVYTAYEFLENRFDLKTRSLTAGLFLVQRGLAAGITIYAPAIILSAVLGWSLNQLNIIIGVLVIIYTVSGGTKAVSVTQKHQMAVIFTGMFIAFFLILSYLPENINFSNALEIAAVNNKMNILDFSFDFENRYTFWSGIIGGTFLMLSYFGTDQSQVQRYLSGKSLREMQLGLIFNGILKVPMQFFILLVGVMVFVFYQFNESPIHFNPHAQEVVAASSYSDEFKSLETDQHQLFENKKALLNTYISTPTDNLKREISEINSAEKSNRDQAKLVLEKAAYEHQTKIETNDKDYVFIHFILNNLPRGLIGLLLAVILSAAMSSTASELNALASTTSIDIYKRSLAPDRDDMHYVKATKWFTLGWGILAICIACFASLFDNLIQLVNIIGSIFYGNVLGIFLLAFFFKHVKANPVFIAAIITQAIVIYGWSVDWMPYLWLNLFGCTLVITLALIFSFFGQLFKPQSNDITTT, from the coding sequence ATGGAGACTTTAGACTGGATTATATTAATAGGCACATTATTTACGATCGTTGCATACGGAACCTGGAAAACCCGAGGTAGCCAAAACGTTCAAGACTATATTCGTGGTGGAAATCAGGCGCAATGGTGGACTATTGGGTTATCGGTAATGGCTACTCAAGCGAGTGCAATAACATTTTTATCGACTCCCGGACAAGCCTTTAACGATGGGATGGGCTTTGTGCAATTTTATTTCGGTTTGCCAATTGCCATGATTATTATTTGTATGGTGTTTATCCCCTTATATCATAGGTTAAAAGTATATACCGCATACGAGTTTTTAGAAAATCGATTCGACTTAAAAACCAGAAGTTTAACAGCCGGACTGTTTTTAGTGCAACGTGGTTTAGCTGCCGGAATTACCATTTATGCCCCTGCTATTATTCTCTCTGCAGTTTTAGGTTGGTCGTTAAATCAGTTAAATATTATTATTGGTGTACTGGTTATTATTTATACGGTTTCCGGAGGTACTAAAGCGGTGAGTGTTACTCAAAAACACCAGATGGCCGTTATTTTCACAGGAATGTTTATTGCTTTCTTTTTAATTTTAAGTTATCTCCCAGAAAATATAAACTTTAGTAATGCTTTAGAAATTGCCGCTGTAAATAACAAAATGAACATCCTAGATTTCTCTTTCGATTTTGAAAACAGATACACCTTCTGGAGTGGAATAATAGGCGGAACCTTTTTAATGCTTTCTTATTTTGGCACAGACCAAAGTCAGGTGCAACGTTATTTATCTGGTAAATCGCTACGCGAAATGCAATTAGGATTAATTTTTAATGGGATTTTAAAAGTTCCTATGCAGTTTTTTATTCTACTTGTTGGGGTTATGGTCTTCGTGTTTTATCAGTTTAACGAATCGCCAATTCATTTTAATCCACACGCACAGGAGGTGGTGGCAGCATCGTCATATTCAGATGAATTTAAAAGTTTAGAAACCGACCAACATCAACTTTTCGAAAACAAAAAAGCATTATTAAACACTTATATTTCAACACCAACAGATAATTTAAAGCGCGAAATTTCGGAAATAAACTCTGCTGAAAAATCAAATAGAGATCAGGCAAAATTGGTGCTAGAAAAAGCGGCTTATGAACATCAAACTAAAATTGAAACCAACGATAAAGACTATGTGTTTATTCATTTTATTCTAAACAATTTGCCACGTGGCTTAATTGGTCTTTTATTGGCTGTTATACTAAGTGCGGCCATGTCTAGCACCGCTAGCGAATTAAACGCTTTAGCTTCAACCACAAGTATTGACATTTACAAACGAAGTTTAGCTCCAGACCGCGACGATATGCATTATGTAAAAGCTACAAAATGGTTTACACTGGGCTGGGGAATATTAGCCATTTGCATTGCGTGTTTTGCCTCTTTATTCGACAATTTAATTCAGCTTGTAAATATTATTGGTTCTATTTTTTATGGTAACGTATTGGGGATTTTCTTACTCGCTTTTTTCTTTAAACATGTTAAAGCAAATCCTGTGTTTATTGCAGCCATAATTACACAAGCCATTGTAATTTATGGTTGGTCTGTAGATTGGATGCCGTACTTATGGCTCAACCTTTTTGGATGCACTTTAGTGATAACCTTAGCGCTTATATTTTCATTTTTCGGCCAACTTTTTAAACCACAATCAAATGACATCACAACCACATAA
- a CDS encoding chaperone modulator CbpM: MATNQYILVKTICVEYQIEPTFLDELHGIGLIEITTIENDQFLHQDKLTDLEKIIRLHNELHVNIEGIDVAFNLLQKVDRLQNELRALKNRLYFYENQ, translated from the coding sequence ATGGCAACAAATCAATATATACTCGTAAAAACCATTTGTGTTGAATACCAAATAGAACCTACTTTTTTAGATGAACTACACGGTATTGGTTTAATTGAAATAACAACCATTGAAAACGATCAATTTCTACATCAGGACAAATTAACCGATTTAGAAAAAATAATTCGCTTACATAACGAATTACATGTTAATATTGAAGGCATAGATGTTGCATTTAACTTATTGCAAAAAGTAGATCGCTTACAAAACGAGTTAAGAGCCCTAAAAAACAGATTATATTTTTACGAGAACCAATAA
- a CDS encoding M15 family metallopeptidase has protein sequence MNEAAKADGIHFKIVSGTRNFNEQKAIWDRKWKRYQELSPIERAKKILQYSSMPSTSRHHWGTDIDLNHLTNSYFESGQGLKEYNWLQEHAHTFGFYQVYTSKEHGRTGYLEEKWHWSYLPLASTYLSFYNSNISYQDITNFKGSEFATELQMITNYVNGIAMEAKHALD, from the coding sequence ATGAATGAGGCCGCAAAAGCAGACGGCATACATTTTAAAATAGTTTCGGGAACGCGAAATTTTAATGAACAAAAAGCCATTTGGGATCGTAAATGGAAACGATACCAAGAGTTATCTCCTATAGAGCGTGCTAAAAAAATCCTTCAGTATAGTTCTATGCCCTCCACTTCTAGACACCATTGGGGAACAGATATAGATTTAAACCATTTAACAAATAGCTATTTTGAATCTGGGCAAGGCCTAAAAGAATATAACTGGTTACAAGAACATGCCCATACTTTTGGATTTTACCAAGTTTATACCTCCAAAGAACATGGAAGAACAGGATATCTAGAAGAAAAATGGCACTGGTCTTACCTACCCTTGGCTTCTACATATTTATCCTTTTATAATTCGAATATTTCTTACCAAGATATCACCAACTTTAAGGGTTCTGAATTTGCTACTGAATTGCAAATGATCACCAACTATGTAAACGGAATAGCTATGGAAGCAAAACATGCTTTAGACTAA
- a CDS encoding Gfo/Idh/MocA family protein — protein MTSQPHKTIRWGIIGLGKIANKFAKDLLTIEDAQLQAVASRSLENAKAFGNTYNPLQVYDNYEALAQDPNVDAVYIATPHSFHKAHTLLCLHHGKAVLCEKPFAMNTEEVKEMIIVAKSKNVLLMEALWTYFLPHYRFTLKALKEETYGKLLKVEADFGFTRPFNEASRLFDKKVGGGSLLDIGIYPIFATLSTLGEPDHIEAQCTTFENGADSSCDMVFKYQSGAEAILKSTLLKDTPTTCVFTCEHGTITLNTQFHTPTSITISQQGNSETIDFTGATIGYNFEILHFNQLLREGKTESDVMTYDFSLKLIHILDKVRALIQLEY, from the coding sequence ATGACATCACAACCACATAAAACCATAAGATGGGGTATTATTGGTCTTGGTAAAATTGCTAATAAATTTGCTAAAGATTTATTAACCATCGAAGACGCACAATTACAAGCCGTGGCTTCTAGGTCTTTAGAAAACGCCAAAGCCTTTGGTAACACCTATAATCCTCTTCAAGTATATGATAATTATGAAGCTTTAGCTCAAGACCCCAATGTAGATGCCGTTTATATTGCCACACCACATAGTTTTCATAAAGCCCATACCTTACTTTGTTTACATCATGGAAAAGCAGTTTTATGCGAAAAACCATTCGCTATGAATACCGAAGAGGTTAAAGAGATGATTATTGTAGCTAAAAGCAAAAATGTCCTTTTAATGGAGGCGCTTTGGACCTATTTCTTACCGCATTATCGGTTTACCTTAAAGGCCTTAAAAGAAGAAACCTACGGAAAACTATTAAAAGTTGAAGCCGATTTTGGGTTTACAAGACCTTTTAATGAAGCGTCTAGGTTATTCGACAAAAAAGTTGGCGGCGGTAGCTTATTAGATATAGGCATCTACCCTATTTTTGCCACACTATCAACTTTAGGAGAACCAGACCATATAGAAGCACAATGTACAACTTTTGAAAACGGAGCAGATTCATCCTGCGATATGGTTTTTAAATATCAATCTGGAGCAGAAGCCATTTTAAAAAGTACGTTACTAAAAGACACACCAACAACTTGTGTTTTTACTTGCGAACACGGTACGATTACTTTAAACACTCAATTTCATACCCCGACAAGCATTACGATTTCTCAACAAGGTAATTCAGAAACTATAGATTTTACAGGAGCCACCATTGGGTATAATTTTGAAATTCTTCACTTTAATCAATTATTACGAGAAGGTAAAACAGAAAGTGATGTTATGACTTACGATTTTAGTTTAAAACTTATTCATATTCTAGATAAGGTACGAGCGCTTATTCAATTAGAATACTAA
- a CDS encoding zinc-dependent peptidase, which yields MTFTIIAFIILVGFIIFALSKLKPKKSESFPKQWHNQLLEHVHFYRELSSEKQKEFQKRMMLFLSEVTIEGVQLELQDLDRMLIAASAVIPVFGFPEWHYNTLSGVLLYPDNFNDDFDFDKTNKNRIIAGMVGTGRLEKQMILSKKALYHGFANSNDKSNTAIHEFVHLIDKMDGDTDGVPEYIMKHAYTIPWLKMIHKEMEAIHHHKSDIRSYGGTNQAEFFAVASEYFFENPKLMQKKHPELFNMLQLCFHTPKPNA from the coding sequence ATGACTTTTACTATTATCGCATTTATTATTTTAGTTGGATTTATCATTTTCGCCTTGTCTAAATTAAAGCCGAAAAAATCTGAATCTTTTCCAAAACAATGGCACAATCAATTATTAGAGCATGTTCATTTTTATCGTGAATTGTCTTCAGAAAAACAGAAAGAATTTCAAAAGCGGATGATGCTATTTTTAAGTGAAGTTACCATTGAAGGTGTTCAACTAGAATTACAAGATTTAGACAGAATGTTAATTGCAGCGAGTGCCGTAATTCCAGTTTTCGGATTTCCAGAATGGCATTACAATACCTTAAGTGGCGTGCTTTTATACCCGGATAATTTTAATGATGATTTTGATTTCGATAAAACTAACAAAAACCGTATTATAGCTGGGATGGTTGGGACTGGTCGATTAGAAAAACAAATGATTCTTTCTAAAAAAGCATTATATCATGGGTTTGCCAACTCTAACGATAAAAGTAATACGGCCATACATGAATTTGTACATTTAATTGATAAGATGGATGGCGATACCGACGGAGTTCCAGAATATATTATGAAACATGCCTACACCATTCCGTGGTTAAAAATGATTCATAAGGAAATGGAAGCCATTCACCACCATAAATCGGATATTAGAAGTTATGGAGGCACAAATCAAGCAGAGTTTTTTGCAGTCGCCTCAGAATATTTCTTTGAAAATCCGAAACTCATGCAAAAAAAGCATCCTGAATTGTTCAACATGCTTCAACTATGTTTTCATACCCCTAAACCAAATGCCTAA